A region of Papilio machaon chromosome 14, ilPapMach1.1, whole genome shotgun sequence DNA encodes the following proteins:
- the LOC106711131 gene encoding uncharacterized protein LOC106711131: protein MPPNVVEPSFSPETDIGVESKNQVTAKPQEGINYNLYIFSSTLNLLAHILIGVVVGVAVLFSLRNGLPLGSTPMHIILCVIGHQLLMAESILSLSSENGWSSKLRLVDKRRAHWILQILGSGIALAGNFIKILDKSVHWNTYHGQFALVAIVFTVTSLINGLASLYAYEWRRIFNGTISKLTHICFGTVAFAASSISLCYGFDKFNFRTWATPSFTDTLIAFTGIFTFIVIINPCITFYSKAMTAKKK, encoded by the exons ATGCCGCCAAACGTCGTGGAGCCGAGTTTCTCTCCCGAGACAGATATTGGTgttgaaagtaaaaatcaaGTTACAGCAAAGCCTCAAGAAggaatcaattataatttatacatctTTAGTTCGACGTTAAATTTGCTAGCTCATATATTAATTGGTGTTGTCGTGGGTGTTGCTGTGTTGTTTTCATTGAGGAATGGCTTACCTTTGGGATCAACACCCATGCATATCATTCTGTGTGTTATTGGG CACCAATTGCTTATGGCAGAATCTATTCTTAGTCTATCTTCTGAGAACGGCTGGTCTTCAAAACTGAGACTGGTCGACAAACGTCGAGCACATTGGATCCTACAAATACTTGGCTCAGGTATAGCCTTGGCTggaaattttatcaagattctAGATAAAAGTGTCCACTGGAATACATACCATGGACAATTCG CGTTGGTGGCAATTGTTTTCACCGTTACCAGTTTAATCAATGGTTTGGCTTCATTATACGCGTACGAATGGCGTAGAATCTTCAACGGCACTATCTCTAAGCTGACGCACATCTGTTTCGGAACCGTAGCATTCGCCGCTTCAAGTATCAGTCTTTGCTATGGGTTCGATAAATTCAACTTCAGAACTTGGGCAACCCCTTCCTTCACTGATACACTGATTGCCTTCACTGGTATATTCACTTTCATAGTTATAATTAACCCGTGTATTACTTTTTACTCAAAAGCGATGACTGCTAAAAAGAAATAA
- the LOC106711029 gene encoding uncharacterized protein LOC106711029 yields the protein MAPNTVETNFTPDPEMVTRENKTQNLPGQEVNYNLYIFQSTLNLLANILIGTVVGISLLFALRNGLPLGATSLHIVLCVIGYQLLMAQSILSLSGSGWSSKLRLVDKRRAHWILQILGSGLALAGSFIKILDKSVHWNTYHGQFALVAMVFTVACFLNGLTSLYAYEWRSIFNASISKLTHICFGIVAFGAACISLCYGFDKPFFRSWASEDFTDALIAFTGIFGFIILTNPFITFFKKAATVVKK from the exons ATGGCGCCTAATACAGTGGAAACAAATTTCACTCCTGACCCAGAAATGGTGACGAGGGAAAATAAAACTCAAAACTTGCCGGGACAAGAAgtcaattataatttgtatatttttcaatcaaCTTTGAATCTGTTAGCTAACATTTTAATTGGTACTGTGGTCGGTATTTCCTTGTTGTTTGCGTTACGGAATGGCCTGCCCTTGGGAGCGACTTCGTTACATATTGTTCTGTGTGTTATTggg taCCAACTGCTTATGGCGCAGTCTATTCTCAGCCTGTCTGGCAGCGGCTGGTCTTCGAAGCTAAGACTGGTGGACAAACGGCGCGCTCACTGGATCTTACAAATTCTAGGCTCCGGACTCGCTTTAGCTGGATCCTTTATAAAGATACTCGACAAATCAGTACATTGGAATACCTACCATGGACAATTCG cCTTGGTAGCAATGGTATTCACAGTTGCCTGTTTTCTGAATGGTCTTACATCGTTATACGCTTACGAATGGCGAAGTATTTTCAATGCATCTATTTCCAAACTAACACACATTTGTTTTGGAATCGTAGCATTTGGTGCAGCATGCATCAGTCTTTGTTACGGTTTTGATAAGCCATTCTTTAGAAGCTGGGCGTCAGAAGATTTTACGGACGCCCTAATAGCCTTTACTGGAATCTTcggttttataatattgacaaatccatttataacatttttcaaaaaagcAGCCACAGTCGTTAAAAAATGA
- the LOC106711149 gene encoding uncharacterized protein LOC106711149: MVRLTVRGCLNSIAHMLIGANVFVALCFAFKSSPISAFHLHIGLCVIGYQLLMSHAILSLNKDNAWSSRLPVLYRMRLHVALQIVGSVLAIAGSIIMMMDKSVNFTSVHGKLALAALIITGISLINGTISYFSNGRRNTIKIVKMNHVLFGTLAFVISSVCLCFGYYKNSFTKWASPGVAIVMICITCIYTAIVVIRPGRTFIRKYSNVFKNKMC; this comes from the exons ATGGTACGGTTAACAGTTCGTGGGTGTTTGAACTCTATAGCCCATATGTTGATCGGAGCTAACGTATTTGTGGCATTATGTTTCGCATTTAAATCGAGTCCAATAAGTGCATTCCATTTACATATTGGATTATGTGTAATTGGG TACCAACTGCTAATGTCTCATGCAATTCTTTCACTAAACAAAGACAATGCGTGGTCTTCTCGACTACCAGTTCTATACAGAATGCGCCTGCATGTAGCTCTACAAATAGTTGGATCAGTACTGGCGATAGCCGGGTCTATAATCATGATGATGGACAAATCTGTTAACTTTACATCAGTTCACGGAAAACTTG CTTTAGCGGCATTAATTATTACCGGTATCAGCCTTATCAATGGAACAATCTCGTACTTTTCAAATGGACGAAGAAATACAATTAAGATTGTCAAAATGAATCATGTACTTTTTGGTACACTTGCTTTTGTGATATCATCAGTATGCTTGTGTTTTGGTTATTATAAGAATTCATTTACAAAATGGGCTTCTCCTGGTGTTGCTATAGTAATGATTTGTATAACTTGTATTTATACAGCAATTGTAGTAATTAGACCTGGGAGaacttttataagaaaatattcaaatgtttttaaaaataagatgtGTTAA